One Amycolatopsis thermophila DNA segment encodes these proteins:
- a CDS encoding iron ABC transporter substrate-binding protein: protein MLTLYNAQHDDLVKALVDGFTKETGIKVNIRSGKDFELANQIVQEGGASPADVFLTENSPAMSLVDSKNLFAKVDDATLAQVPAQFVPSSRNWTGFAARSTVLAYNTHALTPAQLPGSLLDLAQPQWQGKIGIAPAGADFQAIVSAVLELKGEAATAQWLAGLKANAKIYQGNIPVLRAVDSGEIQAGVIYHYYWYKDRAESGAGSANTELKFFGGKDPGGFVSVSGAGVLASGKNQAQAQQFVRYLTGANGQRILADSKALEYSIASGVPSNPRLKPLTELDPPAVDVSKLNGPKVVELMQKAGLI, encoded by the coding sequence GTGTTGACGCTGTACAACGCCCAGCACGACGACCTCGTCAAGGCCCTGGTGGACGGGTTCACCAAGGAGACCGGCATCAAGGTCAACATCCGCTCCGGCAAGGACTTCGAGCTGGCCAACCAGATCGTCCAGGAAGGCGGCGCCTCCCCGGCCGACGTGTTCCTCACCGAGAACTCGCCCGCGATGAGCCTGGTGGACAGCAAGAACCTGTTCGCGAAGGTCGACGACGCGACGCTTGCCCAGGTGCCGGCGCAGTTCGTGCCCTCCAGCCGGAACTGGACCGGCTTCGCCGCGCGGTCCACCGTGCTGGCCTACAACACCCACGCGCTCACGCCCGCTCAGCTGCCCGGGTCGCTGCTGGACCTGGCGCAACCGCAATGGCAGGGCAAGATCGGCATCGCCCCGGCCGGGGCGGACTTCCAGGCGATCGTGAGCGCGGTGCTCGAGCTCAAGGGTGAGGCCGCCACCGCGCAGTGGCTCGCCGGGCTCAAGGCCAACGCCAAGATCTACCAGGGCAACATCCCGGTCCTGCGGGCCGTCGACTCGGGGGAGATCCAGGCCGGGGTCATTTACCACTACTACTGGTACAAGGACCGGGCGGAGTCCGGGGCCGGGAGCGCCAACACCGAGCTGAAGTTCTTCGGCGGCAAGGATCCCGGCGGGTTCGTCAGCGTGTCCGGGGCCGGGGTCCTCGCGTCCGGCAAGAACCAGGCGCAGGCACAGCAGTTCGTGCGATACCTGACCGGCGCCAACGGTCAGCGGATCCTCGCCGACAGCAAGGCGCTCGAATACTCGATCGCGAGCGGCGTGCCGTCGAATCCCCGTCTCAAGCCCCTGACCGAGCTCGATCCGCCCGCGGTCGACGTCAGCAAGCTGAACGGCCCGAAGGTCGTCGAGCTCATGCAGAAGGCAGGTCTGATCTGA
- a CDS encoding ABC transporter permease — MVAVLALLPLGFVTGYTISVGWTEVQRLVFRPRTGELLWNTVRLTGGCVLLCAAIGTGAAWLVERSALHGRRFWHVVLVAPLAIPAFVNSYGWVSLLPQATGYTGALLIVTLSYFPFVYLPVAASLRGLDPALEEVSYALGQGSWRTFWRVVLPQLRPALLGGCLLVALHLLAEFGALQMLRFPTFTTAIYDQYQSSYNGPAANMLATVLVLCCLLLLVAELRLRGRARYARIGTGVARPVPRIRLGWWTSPVLLGLSLLAALALAVPLGSLGYWLVTGASTDFAPDELVTAAASSLSLSAIAAVSTVVLAVPVGWLAIRHRGWLSTIVERSTYFGNALPGIVVALALVTIGIRAAPGLYQTTAMLVAGYVILFLPRAVVNVRAALAQAPPVLDDVAHSLGLSRLATLRRVTLPLIAPGLGAGAALVFIAVVTELTATLLLAPTGTQTLATQFWSHSDSIAYGAAAPYAAAMVLLSAPAALLLTRDATRTTHP, encoded by the coding sequence GTGGTGGCCGTTCTGGCGTTGCTGCCGCTCGGATTCGTCACCGGCTACACGATCAGTGTCGGATGGACGGAGGTTCAGCGCCTGGTGTTCCGTCCCCGCACCGGGGAACTGCTGTGGAACACCGTGCGCCTCACCGGTGGGTGTGTGCTGCTCTGTGCCGCCATCGGCACCGGCGCCGCGTGGCTGGTCGAGCGTTCGGCCCTGCACGGCCGGCGGTTCTGGCACGTCGTGCTCGTCGCGCCGTTGGCGATACCGGCCTTCGTCAACAGCTACGGCTGGGTTTCCCTGCTGCCACAGGCCACCGGCTACACCGGCGCGCTGCTGATCGTCACCTTGTCGTACTTCCCCTTCGTGTACCTGCCGGTGGCGGCGTCCCTGCGCGGTCTCGACCCGGCGCTGGAGGAGGTCTCGTACGCGCTGGGACAGGGTTCCTGGCGGACGTTCTGGCGCGTGGTGCTGCCCCAGCTGAGGCCGGCGCTGCTCGGCGGCTGCCTGCTCGTCGCGCTGCACCTGCTCGCCGAGTTCGGCGCGTTGCAGATGTTGCGGTTCCCGACGTTCACCACCGCGATCTACGACCAGTACCAGTCCTCCTACAACGGGCCGGCCGCCAACATGCTCGCGACGGTGCTCGTGCTGTGCTGCCTGCTGCTCCTCGTCGCCGAGCTGCGGTTGCGCGGCCGGGCTCGCTACGCCCGGATCGGCACCGGTGTGGCCAGGCCGGTACCCCGGATCCGGCTGGGCTGGTGGACGTCCCCGGTGCTGCTCGGACTGAGTCTGCTCGCCGCACTCGCGCTCGCGGTGCCGTTGGGCTCACTCGGGTACTGGCTGGTGACCGGCGCCTCCACCGATTTCGCCCCCGACGAGCTGGTCACCGCGGCGGCGAGCTCGCTGAGCCTGTCGGCGATCGCCGCGGTGAGCACGGTGGTGCTGGCGGTGCCCGTCGGGTGGCTGGCCATCCGCCACCGCGGCTGGCTGTCCACGATCGTGGAGCGCAGCACCTACTTCGGCAACGCGCTGCCCGGGATCGTGGTCGCGTTGGCCCTGGTGACGATCGGGATCCGCGCCGCGCCGGGGCTCTACCAGACGACCGCGATGCTGGTGGCCGGGTACGTGATCCTGTTCCTGCCCCGTGCCGTGGTCAACGTGCGCGCCGCCCTCGCGCAGGCCCCGCCGGTGCTGGACGACGTGGCACACAGCCTCGGCCTGTCCCGGCTCGCGACACTGCGGCGGGTCACCCTGCCCTTGATCGCCCCGGGGCTGGGCGCGGGCGCCGCGCTGGTGTTCATCGCGGTGGTCACCGAGTTGACCGCGACACTGTTGCTCGCCCCTACCGGCACGCAGACCCTGGCCACGCAGTTCTGGAGCCACAGCGACAGCATCGCCTACGGCGCCGCCGCCCCCTACGCCGCCGCCATGGTGCTGCTGTCGGCGCCGGCCGCGCTTCTGCTCACCCGCGACGCGACGAGGACCACACACCCATGA
- a CDS encoding ABC transporter ATP-binding protein, with the protein MTALTLSGIAKSFGPTRVLEGIDLHVPEHSLTAVLGPSGCGKTTLLRLIAGFADPDHGTITFGDRVVVGDGRPVPARRRRVGYVPQEGALFPHRTVGANITFGLPRRARRADRRLHELLDLVGLDRGLAARYPHELSGGQQQRVALARALAPEPSVVLLDEPFSSLDAGLREGTGRAVAAALQASGATAVLVTHDQAEALSLADQVAVMRDGRLIQLDTPRGVYTRPHDVDVARFVGDAVLLPARIRDGRAECALGVLPVRGGDSGRSAQVLVRPEQIRLHRVPAGGVPARVDEVSYYGHDAAVRLTVLPDGPKMTARVPGDELPTPGTTVHAVVDGEALAFPSEAEAAGSPARTATV; encoded by the coding sequence ATGACCGCACTGACCCTCAGCGGCATCGCCAAGTCGTTCGGGCCCACCCGGGTGCTCGAGGGCATCGATCTGCACGTGCCGGAGCACAGCCTCACCGCCGTGCTCGGCCCGTCGGGCTGCGGCAAGACCACGCTACTGCGCCTGATCGCGGGGTTCGCCGATCCGGACCACGGAACCATCACCTTCGGCGACCGGGTCGTGGTCGGCGACGGCCGCCCGGTGCCGGCCCGGCGACGTCGTGTCGGCTACGTGCCCCAGGAAGGCGCCCTGTTCCCACACCGAACCGTCGGCGCGAACATCACCTTCGGCCTGCCGCGCCGGGCTCGCCGGGCTGACCGGCGGCTGCACGAACTGCTCGACCTGGTCGGCCTCGACCGGGGGCTGGCCGCTCGCTACCCCCATGAATTGTCGGGCGGCCAGCAGCAACGGGTCGCCCTGGCCCGGGCGCTCGCCCCGGAACCGTCGGTCGTGCTGCTCGACGAGCCGTTCTCCTCGCTCGATGCGGGCCTGCGGGAGGGAACCGGGCGCGCCGTCGCCGCCGCCCTCCAGGCCAGCGGCGCCACTGCCGTCCTGGTCACCCACGATCAGGCCGAGGCCCTCTCCCTGGCCGATCAAGTGGCGGTGATGCGCGACGGCCGCCTCATCCAACTCGACACCCCGCGCGGCGTCTACACGCGGCCACACGACGTCGATGTCGCGCGGTTCGTCGGGGACGCGGTCCTCCTGCCCGCGCGGATCCGGGACGGCCGGGCGGAGTGCGCCCTCGGTGTGCTTCCCGTCCGCGGGGGCGACTCCGGGCGCTCGGCCCAGGTGCTCGTGCGGCCCGAGCAGATCCGGCTACACCGCGTTCCGGCCGGGGGTGTGCCGGCCCGGGTCGATGAGGTGAGCTACTACGGGCACGACGCCGCCGTGCGGCTCACCGTGCTTCCGGACGGGCCGAAGATGACCGCCCGTGTCCCGGGCGACGAGCTCCCCACCCCTGGCACCACAGTTCACGCCGTAGTCGACGGCGAAGCCCTGGCATTTCCGTCGGAGGCGGAAGCAGCAGGTTCTCCAGCCCGGACGGCGACGGTTTGA
- a CDS encoding ArsR/SmtB family transcription factor: protein MPNSARRATVEAAATSAAAEPSGPQIAAAAATFALLSSPPRLHLVWLITHGAYDVGTLAERAGISIATASQHLAKLRLAGVVTARREGRRHLYTVDDPHIVKLVEEIFDHIAPDGTLAPDPPH, encoded by the coding sequence ATGCCGAACTCTGCCCGCCGGGCCACCGTAGAAGCGGCCGCCACCAGCGCGGCGGCCGAGCCGTCGGGTCCCCAGATCGCAGCCGCCGCGGCGACCTTCGCCCTGTTGTCCAGTCCACCAAGACTGCACCTGGTGTGGCTGATCACACACGGCGCCTACGACGTGGGCACGCTCGCCGAGCGGGCCGGCATCAGCATCGCGACCGCCAGCCAGCACCTGGCCAAACTGCGCCTGGCCGGCGTCGTCACCGCCCGTCGCGAGGGACGCCGTCACCTCTACACCGTCGACGACCCGCACATCGTCAAGCTGGTCGAGGAGATCTTCGACCACATCGCCCCGGACGGCACCCTCGCCCCGGACCCTCCGCACTGA
- a CDS encoding sodium:proton exchanger gives MVSKVLRPLALCVALTVPALVLRFSGLAPAPVVSLLLFGMAVVAASFVLAWAAEAAQVDISGGLAIAILAVIAVLPEYAVDLYFAYTAGSNPDYVAYAAANMTGSNRLLLGLGWSVVVLITLALAKRRSGKTVRALVLESGYRVELGFLAIASVVAFLIPATGQIPLLLGFALLGFFVFYLWKVSRAEAGEPHLVGPAATIAQLPKRGRRTLVVGLFAFAAVVIVACAEPFAHALIATGTQLGIDQFLLVQWLAPLASEAPEFIVAILFAVRGKGADAIGTLISSKVNQWTLLVGSLPLAYLAGGGGAALHLDARQVEEFLLTATQTLLGVAALLALRFPRWAAWTLLGLFAAQFALPGQTARYVLCGIYAVLALAALVRNRRHILPTLAAPFRRHPDPTHADEHEQLLTSSR, from the coding sequence ATGGTGAGCAAGGTGTTGCGCCCGCTGGCGTTGTGCGTGGCGCTCACTGTCCCCGCGCTGGTGCTGCGGTTCTCCGGGCTGGCGCCGGCGCCGGTGGTGTCGCTGCTGCTGTTCGGCATGGCGGTGGTCGCGGCCTCGTTCGTGCTCGCGTGGGCTGCCGAGGCCGCGCAGGTCGACATCTCCGGTGGACTGGCGATCGCGATCCTGGCCGTGATCGCGGTGCTGCCGGAGTACGCCGTGGACTTGTATTTCGCCTACACCGCGGGGTCCAACCCGGACTACGTGGCCTACGCCGCGGCGAACATGACCGGTTCGAACCGGTTGCTGCTGGGGCTGGGCTGGTCGGTGGTCGTGCTCATCACGCTGGCCCTGGCCAAGCGGCGCAGCGGCAAGACCGTGCGCGCTCTGGTGCTGGAATCCGGCTACCGGGTCGAGCTGGGGTTCCTGGCGATCGCGTCGGTGGTGGCGTTCCTGATCCCCGCCACCGGGCAGATCCCGCTGCTGCTCGGGTTCGCGCTGCTCGGGTTCTTCGTGTTCTACCTGTGGAAGGTGTCTCGCGCCGAGGCTGGTGAACCGCACCTGGTCGGCCCCGCCGCCACCATCGCGCAACTGCCGAAGCGGGGCCGGCGCACCCTGGTGGTGGGGTTGTTCGCCTTCGCCGCCGTGGTGATCGTGGCCTGTGCCGAACCGTTCGCCCACGCCCTGATCGCCACCGGCACCCAGCTTGGTATCGACCAGTTCCTGCTCGTGCAGTGGCTGGCGCCGCTGGCCTCGGAGGCGCCGGAGTTCATCGTGGCGATCCTGTTCGCCGTGCGCGGCAAGGGCGCCGACGCGATCGGCACCCTGATCTCCAGCAAGGTCAACCAGTGGACCCTGCTGGTGGGCAGCCTGCCACTGGCCTACCTCGCCGGTGGCGGGGGAGCGGCCCTGCACCTGGACGCCCGTCAGGTCGAGGAGTTCCTGCTCACCGCCACCCAGACCCTGCTCGGCGTCGCGGCACTGCTGGCACTCCGGTTCCCGCGCTGGGCCGCCTGGACCCTGCTCGGTCTGTTCGCCGCCCAGTTCGCCCTGCCCGGCCAAACCGCCCGCTACGTCCTGTGCGGCATCTACGCCGTCCTCGCCCTGGCCGCGCTCGTCCGCAACCGCCGGCACATCCTGCCCACCCTCGCCGCCCCGTTCCGGCGCCATCCGGACCCAACGCACGCCGACGAGCACGAGCAGCTGCTCACCTCATCCCGATGA
- a CDS encoding DUF2231 domain-containing protein, whose protein sequence is MTNELEQAKRPVSAMLAGPYGHPFHPILVTVPIGAWVSSLVFDIGSLIVDDPGFLARGSVWLIAIGVVGALAAATVGTLDLLAIPTGTRAFRTGLIHMSLNLVVTAAYVVGFFWRRAASDGPGPVGIGPLVLSAAALVALAASGYLGGKLAYHYGVRVAGESTQAEGYAIHRTA, encoded by the coding sequence ATGACGAACGAACTCGAGCAGGCGAAGCGGCCGGTGAGCGCGATGTTGGCCGGCCCGTACGGGCACCCGTTCCACCCGATCCTGGTGACCGTCCCCATCGGCGCCTGGGTTTCCAGCCTGGTGTTCGACATCGGGTCGCTCATCGTCGACGACCCCGGTTTTCTGGCCCGTGGATCGGTCTGGCTCATCGCGATCGGCGTCGTCGGGGCGCTCGCCGCGGCCACGGTCGGCACCCTCGACCTGCTGGCGATCCCCACCGGGACGCGGGCGTTCCGCACCGGGCTGATCCACATGAGCCTCAACCTCGTCGTCACCGCCGCCTACGTCGTCGGGTTCTTCTGGCGCCGCGCGGCCTCCGACGGCCCCGGACCGGTCGGGATCGGCCCGCTCGTGCTGTCGGCGGCCGCCCTCGTCGCGCTCGCCGCGTCGGGCTACCTCGGCGGAAAGCTGGCCTACCACTACGGGGTCCGCGTCGCCGGCGAATCCACCCAGGCCGAGGGCTACGCGATCCACCGCACCGCCTGA
- a CDS encoding helix-turn-helix transcriptional regulator: MDQEPISALAALDDPLRQGMYSHIRQARHPVSRDEAAEAVGISRKLAAFHLDKLVAAGLLRTRYEFVGGIRKVGRAPKVYEPSDLEVQVSIPPRQHDVLAEILLAAVLDEGDGETARDAALRAAHRHGETLGATERGQVRPGRLGTERALTLTSAIVERHGFEPDRETPTCLRLRNCPFHPLAAKAPELVCGINQAFLSGLLDGLQAATVEAVLDPRAGECCVELRRASDDDRTDAPST, encoded by the coding sequence ATGGACCAGGAGCCGATCAGTGCGCTCGCCGCGCTGGACGATCCGCTGCGGCAAGGCATGTACAGCCACATCCGGCAGGCCAGGCATCCGGTCAGCCGCGACGAGGCCGCCGAGGCGGTCGGGATCTCCCGCAAGCTGGCCGCGTTCCACCTGGACAAGCTGGTCGCGGCCGGGCTGCTGCGAACCCGCTACGAGTTCGTCGGCGGCATCCGCAAGGTCGGGCGCGCCCCCAAGGTGTACGAGCCCTCCGACCTGGAAGTACAGGTGAGCATCCCGCCCCGCCAGCATGATGTCCTCGCCGAAATCCTGCTCGCCGCCGTCCTCGACGAAGGCGACGGCGAAACCGCGCGCGACGCTGCGCTGCGCGCCGCCCACCGCCACGGCGAGACGCTCGGCGCCACGGAACGCGGCCAGGTCCGGCCCGGACGGTTGGGCACCGAGCGGGCGCTGACCCTCACCTCGGCCATCGTCGAACGCCACGGCTTCGAACCGGACCGGGAGACCCCGACCTGCCTGCGGCTGCGCAACTGCCCTTTCCACCCGCTCGCCGCGAAGGCGCCCGAGCTGGTGTGCGGCATCAACCAGGCCTTCCTCAGTGGCCTGCTCGACGGACTCCAGGCAGCCACCGTCGAAGCCGTACTCGACCCTCGCGCCGGCGAATGCTGCGTGGAACTCCGCCGCGCATCCGACGACGATCGCACCGACGCCCCATCGACGTAG
- a CDS encoding radical SAM protein, which produces MAEQKRDRDEVFIEYTKSICPVCKVVIDAQVNIRQDRVYLRKRCKEHGEFEALVYGDAQAYLSSTRFNKPGTIPLTFQTEVKDGCPSDCGLCPEHKQHACLGIIEVNTNCNLDCPICFADSGHQPDGYSISLEQCERMLDVFVESEGEAEVVMFSGGEPTIHKHILDFIDLAQAKPIRNVNLNTNGIRLATDKRFAAALGERNGRGGKSINIYLQFDGFDERTHREIRGKDLRERKAQALDNCAEAGLTVTLVAAVERGLNEHELGDIIEFGLAHPAVRSVSFQPVTHSGRHVEFDPLTRLTNACVIELIAAQRPDWFGKDDFFPVPCCFPTCRSITYLLTGGTPGQPDFGIVPIPRLLQVEDYLDYVSNRVVPDYAIREALEKLWSASAFMGTATTEGKLRAAAEALDCADACGVNLPEALANLTDRAFMIVVQDFQDPYTLNVKQLMKCCVEEITPDGRLIPFCAYNSVGYREQVRERMSGVKIADVVPNSAELQPLLVDSPYGSKIAAGNGNGHRPIAPDTTNVGRRAVRE; this is translated from the coding sequence GTGGCGGAGCAGAAGCGGGATCGGGATGAGGTGTTCATCGAGTACACCAAGAGCATCTGCCCGGTGTGCAAGGTCGTTATCGACGCGCAGGTCAACATCCGCCAGGACCGGGTCTACCTGCGCAAACGCTGCAAGGAGCACGGCGAGTTCGAGGCGCTGGTCTATGGCGACGCCCAGGCGTACCTGTCTTCGACGCGGTTCAACAAGCCGGGCACGATCCCGCTGACCTTCCAGACCGAGGTCAAGGACGGCTGCCCGTCGGACTGCGGGCTGTGCCCCGAGCACAAGCAGCATGCCTGCCTCGGGATCATCGAAGTGAACACGAACTGCAACCTGGACTGCCCGATCTGCTTCGCCGACTCCGGGCACCAGCCCGACGGCTACTCGATCAGCCTGGAGCAGTGCGAGCGGATGCTGGACGTGTTCGTCGAATCCGAGGGCGAAGCCGAAGTGGTGATGTTCTCCGGCGGTGAACCCACCATCCACAAGCACATCCTCGACTTCATCGACCTCGCCCAGGCCAAGCCGATCCGCAACGTCAACCTCAACACCAACGGCATCCGGCTCGCTACCGACAAGCGCTTCGCCGCGGCGCTGGGCGAACGCAACGGCCGCGGCGGCAAGTCGATCAACATCTACCTCCAGTTCGACGGCTTCGACGAGCGCACCCACCGGGAGATCCGCGGCAAGGACCTGCGCGAGCGCAAGGCGCAGGCGCTGGACAACTGCGCCGAGGCCGGGCTCACCGTCACCCTCGTGGCCGCCGTCGAGCGCGGGCTCAACGAGCACGAGCTCGGTGACATCATCGAGTTCGGGCTGGCGCACCCGGCGGTGCGGTCGGTGTCGTTCCAGCCGGTCACCCACTCCGGCCGGCACGTGGAGTTCGATCCGCTGACCCGGCTCACCAACGCGTGCGTCATCGAGCTGATCGCCGCGCAACGCCCGGACTGGTTCGGCAAGGATGATTTCTTCCCGGTGCCGTGCTGCTTCCCGACCTGCCGCTCGATCACCTACCTGCTCACCGGAGGAACGCCGGGGCAACCGGACTTCGGGATCGTGCCGATCCCGCGGCTGCTGCAGGTGGAGGACTACCTGGACTACGTGTCCAACCGCGTCGTGCCCGACTACGCGATCCGGGAGGCGCTGGAGAAGCTGTGGAGCGCCTCGGCGTTCATGGGGACCGCGACCACCGAGGGCAAGCTGCGCGCGGCCGCCGAGGCACTGGACTGCGCCGACGCCTGCGGGGTGAACCTGCCCGAGGCGCTGGCCAACCTCACCGACCGGGCGTTCATGATCGTGGTACAGGACTTCCAAGACCCGTACACCCTCAACGTCAAACAGCTGATGAAGTGCTGCGTCGAGGAGATCACCCCGGACGGGCGGCTGATCCCGTTCTGCGCCTACAACTCCGTCGGCTACCGCGAGCAGGTGCGTGAGCGGATGTCCGGGGTGAAGATCGCCGACGTCGTCCCGAACTCGGCCGAGCTGCAGCCGTTGCTGGTCGACTCGCCGTATGGTTCCAAGATCGCGGCGGGCAATGGAAACGGGCACCGGCCGATCGCGCCGGACACCACCAATGTGGGCCGGCGGGCGGTGCGCGAGTGA
- a CDS encoding class I SAM-dependent methyltransferase, with translation MNTPAEIKACCAASYGNDAVALVLGESYHPGGPALTRLLAERLRLRSGRRVADIAAGPGATARLLAAEFDVSVDGVDLGQATVERAATLTGEAGLAAKVRFHLGDAERIPLPDNAFDAVVCECAFCMFPDKAVAAAEFARILRPGGRVGITDVTVAGGGLQEELRTLAAWVACVADARPLVEYAAVLERAGLRVVHTQPHDTAIARVIDEIDARLRVLRMTASARLAEAGVDTDAVLRYAALARQAVADGLIGYALLVAEKPASDRVFAG, from the coding sequence GTGAACACGCCCGCGGAGATCAAGGCCTGCTGCGCCGCCTCCTACGGCAACGACGCCGTGGCCCTGGTGCTGGGGGAGTCCTACCACCCCGGCGGGCCGGCGCTGACCCGGCTGCTGGCCGAGCGGCTGCGGTTGCGCAGCGGGCGGCGGGTCGCCGACATCGCCGCCGGGCCCGGTGCGACCGCGCGGCTGCTCGCTGCCGAGTTCGACGTCTCCGTCGACGGTGTCGACCTTGGACAGGCCACAGTGGAACGCGCGGCGACGTTGACCGGCGAGGCCGGGCTCGCGGCGAAGGTGCGGTTCCACCTCGGTGACGCCGAACGAATCCCGCTGCCGGACAATGCTTTCGACGCGGTGGTGTGCGAGTGCGCGTTCTGCATGTTCCCGGACAAGGCCGTCGCCGCGGCCGAGTTCGCGCGGATCCTGCGGCCCGGCGGGCGGGTTGGCATCACCGACGTCACCGTTGCCGGGGGTGGGCTGCAGGAGGAGCTACGGACGTTGGCGGCGTGGGTTGCCTGCGTCGCCGACGCCCGGCCCCTGGTGGAATATGCGGCGGTCCTGGAACGGGCCGGGCTGCGTGTCGTGCACACCCAGCCCCACGACACCGCGATCGCGCGGGTGATCGACGAGATCGACGCCCGGCTGCGGGTGCTGCGGATGACCGCGTCCGCCCGGTTGGCCGAGGCCGGGGTGGACACCGACGCGGTACTACGGTACGCGGCGCTGGCCCGGCAGGCCGTCGCTGACGGGCTCATCGGGTACGCGCTGCTCGTCGCCGAGAAGCCTGCTTCGGACAGAGTGTTCGCCGGCTGA
- a CDS encoding glutaredoxin domain-containing protein, whose protein sequence is MTGNDPGATVYWRPGCPYCSRLLGDLDRIGLPVNKVNIWEDADAAARVRAVAGGNETVPTVVVGDTAMVNPRAGAVLDAVRKQAPDVLDGLDVEGLTARAAGPWYAGLGVALLAAAGWFALATANSTTNYHLAPAVVAAAWPVARRLRAGRPLPIIAAARSALGGALIAVAVTVLLSARDALAGPVLVGIPPMTEAFLSVALGAVAGVVLSLLGPRKKGRTR, encoded by the coding sequence TTGACCGGGAACGACCCGGGCGCCACCGTGTACTGGCGGCCCGGTTGCCCGTACTGCTCGCGCCTGCTCGGCGACCTGGACCGGATCGGGCTACCCGTCAACAAGGTCAACATCTGGGAGGACGCCGACGCCGCGGCGCGGGTGCGAGCGGTGGCGGGCGGCAACGAGACCGTGCCCACCGTGGTGGTCGGCGACACCGCGATGGTCAATCCCCGCGCCGGCGCCGTCCTCGACGCCGTCCGGAAACAGGCACCCGACGTCCTTGACGGACTCGACGTCGAGGGCCTGACTGCGCGCGCGGCAGGCCCCTGGTACGCGGGCCTGGGCGTCGCACTTTTGGCCGCTGCGGGGTGGTTCGCCCTCGCCACGGCCAACTCGACGACCAACTATCACCTGGCCCCGGCCGTGGTCGCCGCGGCCTGGCCGGTCGCCCGGCGACTGCGAGCCGGACGGCCGCTGCCGATCATCGCGGCAGCCCGCTCAGCCCTCGGCGGTGCACTGATCGCTGTCGCGGTCACTGTGCTGCTGTCCGCGCGCGACGCGCTGGCCGGGCCTGTTCTGGTCGGCATCCCGCCGATGACCGAGGCGTTTCTCAGCGTCGCGCTCGGCGCCGTCGCGGGTGTGGTCCTCTCGCTGCTCGGTCCCCGCAAGAAGGGACGGACACGGTGA
- a CDS encoding DUF427 domain-containing protein: MLRAVWNGIVLAEAPRTVRVEGNHYFPPESVHTEYFAKSRTKTLCPWKGLASYYNLTSDRGGELDVAWYYPHPSPLARRIKNHVAFYPDVRIEGEPEPRPGGGLWARLFGRTS, encoded by the coding sequence GTGTTGCGTGCCGTGTGGAACGGGATCGTGCTGGCCGAAGCGCCACGCACGGTCCGCGTCGAAGGAAACCACTACTTCCCGCCGGAGTCGGTGCACACCGAGTACTTCGCCAAGAGCCGAACCAAGACGCTCTGCCCGTGGAAGGGCCTCGCGAGCTACTACAACCTCACCTCCGACCGCGGCGGCGAGCTGGACGTGGCGTGGTACTATCCGCATCCCAGCCCGCTGGCCCGGCGGATCAAGAACCACGTCGCGTTCTACCCGGACGTGCGGATCGAGGGCGAACCCGAACCCCGCCCCGGCGGTGGCCTCTGGGCCCGCCTGTTCGGTCGCACATCTTGA
- a CDS encoding Crp/Fnr family transcriptional regulator yields MAPSHLSKLPAAAMEQTMRLLGTGPAADMAIRQAAWVARCVGRGEAAPLGPADVDALAATLRTQTYERGSVLFRGGAAADGVWIVQRGRVELSVGAGRRRAVVYVLQPGDVDGDIQHLLDMPLTYTARALDEVTALALGAASFEKLLAEHPLIARRWLSSVAQRLATSQGRIIGLLGRSLTEQVARLLLDEAVDGEVPLPQRTLAAMLGVQRPSLNKILKEFERQGLIEVRYAAIGLRDPAKLLTTAG; encoded by the coding sequence ATGGCTCCCTCACACCTGTCGAAGCTGCCGGCCGCGGCGATGGAGCAGACGATGCGGCTGCTGGGCACCGGCCCGGCGGCGGACATGGCGATCCGGCAGGCCGCGTGGGTGGCCCGGTGCGTCGGGCGGGGCGAGGCTGCCCCGCTGGGGCCGGCCGATGTGGACGCGCTCGCCGCGACTCTGCGCACCCAGACCTACGAGCGTGGCTCGGTGCTCTTTCGCGGCGGTGCTGCCGCGGACGGGGTGTGGATCGTGCAGCGCGGCCGGGTCGAGCTGTCGGTGGGTGCCGGCCGGCGCCGGGCCGTGGTTTACGTGCTGCAGCCGGGAGACGTGGACGGTGACATCCAGCACCTGCTCGACATGCCGCTGACCTACACCGCCCGCGCCCTGGACGAGGTGACTGCCCTGGCGCTGGGTGCGGCGTCGTTCGAGAAGCTGCTGGCCGAACATCCCTTGATCGCCCGGCGGTGGCTGTCCAGCGTCGCGCAGCGGCTGGCGACCAGCCAGGGCCGCATCATCGGGCTGCTGGGCCGGTCCTTGACCGAGCAGGTGGCCCGGCTGCTGCTGGACGAAGCGGTCGACGGGGAGGTTCCGCTGCCGCAGCGCACCCTCGCCGCGATGCTCGGCGTGCAGCGCCCCTCGCTGAACAAGATCCTCAAAGAGTTCGAGCGCCAAGGCCTGATCGAGGTGCGCTACGCCGCCATCGGCCTGCGCGACCCGGCCAAGCTGCTCACCACCGCCGGATAG